The following is a genomic window from Niabella soli DSM 19437.
ATTTGAAAGTGGTTGCGGCTGGCCCAGTTTTTATGAGCCCATCAGCAAAACCAGCGTGATTTACCTGGAAGACAAAAGCCACGGAATGGAGCGCACTGAAGTGGAATGCGGACGCTGCCATGCGCATTTGGGGCATGTATTTAATGACGGACCACCGCCAACGGGGCTGCGCTATTGCATCAACGGCGTAATTCTTGATTTTAAAAAAGCACAGCAGGCAGCGGAGCAGTATAAGAAGAAATAGGCGGCCATTCTG
Proteins encoded in this region:
- the msrB gene encoding peptide-methionine (R)-S-oxide reductase MsrB; translation: MKKENNPVYSNTDSSKVNLSEEEWKKVLPAEVYYIARQKGTERPWSSKYETSKEIGTYYCAACGNPLFKSDTKFESGCGWPSFYEPISKTSVIYLEDKSHGMERTEVECGRCHAHLGHVFNDGPPPTGLRYCINGVILDFKKAQQAAEQYKKK